One part of the Mya arenaria isolate MELC-2E11 chromosome 3, ASM2691426v1 genome encodes these proteins:
- the LOC128226514 gene encoding heat shock 70 kDa protein 12B-like, whose product MSQSRIPVLAAVVRERLQVAAIDFGTTYSGYAFSFRSDFLDDPLKVNTNQWQAGGGRATSLKTSSCILFNPRGEFDSFGFEAEDRYAELALEDDHKDWFYFKRFKMLLYENKDLSRHTELTDDKGKRMPAMKVFAEGIRYLKEHLLTACGERTHGLDEREMHWVLTVPAIWDDSAKAFMREAATNAGIATDQLSLALEPEAASLFCKYLPVEKIEGATGKGISAFAPGRKYLVLDAGGGTIDITVHETQRDHTVRELYKANGGPWGGTRIDEAFITFLTDITGTEVMEKFKSDHRDDYLDLLRDFEVKKTGFVPDMDQKVTFKMPISIHETFSSVRGEDFRRSLIMKHDLKDQVTFAGDKLRIQAAQVKNFFTETCDTIIGHLRNVLGQPTVRGTDTILMVGGFSESPMLQRAVKEAFSEMKIIIPAEAGLAVLKGAVIFGHNPTAIASRVSRFTYGISVNKTFIPGVHPESKKVINDGRADCQDCFDKHVQIDQEVEVGQSFDEKGYIPSRRNQRTVAVRVFTSTERNPKYVDDPGCTELGNINVDMSNIDSYEERNFVVKMIYGDTELHVEAKVLKTGEVLNASFDFLA is encoded by the exons ATGTCACAATCGCGGATCCCTGTGTTGGCGGCGGTGGTTAGGGAGCGCCTCCAGGTGGCGGCCATCGACTTCGGGACGACATACAGCGGCTACGCGTTCTCCTTTCGGTCAGATTTCCTGGATGATCCCCTCAAGGTCAATACCAACCAGTGGCAGGCTGGCGGGGGAAGGGCCACGTCGCTTAAG ACTTCTTCATGCATCCTGTTCAACCCGCGGGGCGAGTTTGACAGTTTTGGTTTCGAGGCAGAGGACCGGTACGCAGAACTCGCCCTAGAAGATGACCACAAGGACTGGTTCTACTTCAAACGATTCAAAATGCTCCTCTATGAAAACAAG GACCTGAGCCGACATACCGAACTGACGGACGACAAGGGGAAGCGAATGCCGGCAATGAAGGTGTTCGCAGAGGGCATCCGGTATCTGAAGGAGCACCTGCTGACGGCATGCGGAGAGCGAACGCACGGACTGGACGAGCGAGAGATGCACTGGGTGCTCACCGTCCCCGCCATCTGGGACGACAGTGCAAAGGCGTTCATGCGGGAGGCCGCCACCAAT GCCGGTATCGCAACCGATCAGCTGTCTCTGGCGCTGGAACCGGAAGCAGCTTCGCTGTTTTGCAAGTACCTGCCCGTTGAGAAGATAGAGGGGGCCACCGGAAAAGGAATCTCTGCCTTCGCCCCCGGAAGGAAGTACTTGGTCCTTGACGCCGGCG GCGGGACCATTGACATCACTGTACACGAGACACAGCGGGATCACACGGTGCGTGAGCTGTACAAGGCGAATGGTGGACCCTGGGGTGGTACGCGTATCGATGAGGCTTTCATCACCTTCCTTACCGACATCACCGGTACTGAGGTCATGGAGAAGTTCAAGAG CGATCACCGAGACGATTACCTGGACCTGTTACGGGACTTCGAGGTGAAGAAGACGGGCTTCGTGCCAGACATGGACCAGAAGGTCACGTTCAAAATGCCCATCTCCATCCACGAGACGTTTAGTTCTGTTCGAGGCGAAGACTTCCG TCGAAGTCTCATAATGAAACATGATCTGAAGGACCAGGTGACGTTCGCCGGCGACAAGCTACGCATCCAGGCCGCGCAGGTTAAGAACTTCTTCACGGAGACATGCGACACCATCATAGGTCACCTCCGGAATGTCCTCGGGCAGCCTACAGTCCGCGGCACCGACACAATCCTAATGGTTGGTGGCTTCTCGGAGTCGCCAATGCTGCAACGGGCCGTCAAGGAGGCTTTCTCTGAGATGAAGATCATTATCCCTGCGGAAGCTGGGCTTGCAGTGCTGAAAGGAGCAGTCATCTTTGGCCACAACCCCACGGCCATTGCCTCTCGGGTGTCTAGGTTCACGTATGGGATATCggtaaacaaaacattcataCCAGGGGTACATCCGGAATCAAAGAAGGTCATAAATGACGGTAGAGCTGATTGTCAGGATTGCTTTGACAAGCACGTACAAATTGACCAAGAAGTTGAAGTCGGACAAAGCTTCGATGAGAAAGGCTATATTCCCTCAAGAAGAAACCAGAGGACTGTGGCAGTCAGAGTCTTTACATCTACCGAAAGAAACCCGAAATATGTTGACGATCCTGGATGCACTGAGCTTGgaaatatcaatgttgatatGTCCAACATCGATTCATACGAGGAAAGGAACTTCGTTGTAAAGATGATTTACGGAGACACGGAACTTCACGTTGAGGCTAAGGTGTTGAAAACAGGTGAAGTCCTTAACGCATCATTCGACTTTCTTGCTTGA
- the LOC128226515 gene encoding uncharacterized protein LOC128226515, with product MREDQSILNRDEESHRTNTKRAWTFVEVLGLLCPILLFWRIWTFCQNSRKGCRYKRPGQEYEPVNDDLDTQTKLQEANKRLNTQTDENAVLQNRIDELQSENREMKHALEERDNKIVKLEQEKEILEKEKEDALNRLVEEKDNEIGKLQNEKAILEKEKEDALNRVSQLVSVKLRDNNPNIVDLSDHYRPTKLAEIFSELYDNEWTAAYTFLEDKFEPEQIDSFLLDIVMESYTFCNEKAESSWSYVTQWFLPKGAHNAQTVRKSLKEGQKLQAPTLVSQLGEEFCDHIKTKCSVEQLRSVLDNKELAEYVHLCVKVCFLMAVNDPPVIIECPNRGKPDIKFNREEFKEYTTRGPFLAFYVWPLIRLHAGGPLLSKGVAQGANDPATRVAWTWST from the exons ATGAGGGAAGATCAAAGTATCCTTAATCGTGATGAAGAAAGCCACAGAACAAACACAA AACGAGCATGGACTTTTGTGGAAGTTTTAGGCCTTTTATGTCCCATATTGCTCTTCTGGAGAATTTGGACGTTTTGTCAAAACTC AAGAAAGGGTTGCAGATACAAACGACCAGGACAGGAATATGAACCGGTCAACGACGACCTTGATACTCAAACCAAGCTACAGGAGGCAAACAAACGGTTAAACACACAGACAGATGAAAATGCTGTGCTCCAAAACAGGATAGATGA ACTTCAGTCGGAAAATCGTGAAATGAAGCATGCACTAGAAGAAAGGGACAACAAAATCGTCAAACTAGAGCAAGAAAAAGAAATACTCGAAAAGGAGAAGGAAGATGCTTTGAATAG ACTTGTGGAAGAAAAAGACAACGAAATTGGCAAACTACAGAATGAAAAAGCAATACTCGAAAAGGAGAAGGAAGATGCTTTGAATAG AGTAAGTCAACTGGTGTCCGTCAAACTTCGAGACAACAACCCAAACATTGTTGACCTGAGTGACCACTACAGACCCACGAAGCTGGCCGAGATATTCAGTGAGTTGTACGACAACGAGTGGACTGCTGCTTACACATTTTTGGAGGACAAATTTGAACCAGAACAAATCGATTCCTTCCTTCTAGACATTGTAATG GAATCCTACACCTTCTGCAATGAAAAGGCAGAGTCGTCTTGGTCCTATGTAACACAATGGTTTTTGCCTAAG GGTGCACATAACGCACAAACAGTAAGAAAGTCTCTGAAAGAAGGCCAAAAACTGCAAGCACCGACTCTGGTTTCTCAGTTAGGAGAG GAGTTTTGCGACCATATTAAGACGAAATGTAGTGTTGAGCAACTACGCAGTGTCTTGGATAACAAAGAACTGGCAGAGTACGTACACCTCTGCGTCAAAGTATGCTTCTTGATGGCTGTGAACGACCCTCCAGTTATCATTGAATGTCCAAACAGAGGGAAACCTGACATAAAGTTTAACAGAGAAGAATTCAAGGAGTATACAACACGAGGACCCTTCCTTGCTTTCTATGTATGGCCCCTAATCAGACTACACGCTGGTGGCCCTCTTTTGAGCAAGGGGGTTGCACAAGGGGCAAATGATCCAGCCACTCGAGTTGCCTGGACATGGAGCACATAA